CGGGTGGCTCTACACCAAAGACGGGGGCAAGCCGGCTCGGGTTTACACCAAAGACAGGGGCAAGCGTTTTCTGCAGGCCGTTATCCTTTTTTTTGAGACAGACCCGTGATGACGCCCACAGGCCTTGGCGCCGTCCGTTGCCAGTGGGGGCGGCTTGCCGTATGCTGGGACAGGGCGGCCAGAAGGTCCGCCAGGAGGACATATGAAAAAGTTTTTGCTGTGCTGGGCGGTCCTGTGCGGCGCACTGGCGCTGGGCTGTGTCCAGGCGGAGCGGCGCGGTGTGCTGGACGGCGCATATATTTCCACCGCGCGCCCTGCCATCAGCGTGCGGGCGGCGCAGTTGCCCTTGCTGGGCAATGGGCGCTGGCACATCCAGCTTGCCGATACAGACATGGTGGGCGGTCTGCCCGTGCGGGTCTGGCTGGCCGTGTATGGCGCGGGCGCGCCGCAAGGCCCGCTGGCCATTGTGGCCCATGCCGAAGTGCCGCAGGGCTGGTTCTGGGACGGCGCGAGTCGGCGGCCTTTCAGCGTAGACCCCGGCGTAGAGCTTTTGGGCGACGTGGGCTTCCAGGTCAGTACCGCCATTGTGCGCGGCCCGCGTGACCCCTTTGCGGCTTTTGCCGGTGCGGATGCCGACAAGAGCGGTCAGCCCACGGCCTGGCTGGTGCGTCAGTTTGCGGCGCGGGCCAATTTTGACCGCGACAAGATCGTGCTGGAATACCGCGAGCCCCTTCCGGCGGAACTGGCTGATCAGCCCACACTGGAAATTCCCGGCACGGATCTGCTGCGGGCCTTTGAGCAACGCGCCCGTGAGGCCTTTGTGGTGGGCCCCGCTCCGGCGGACGGGCAGGGCGCGCAGGCGGGCACGCTGCCGCAGGTGCGCTGGCAGTATGTGGATCAGAATTTTCTGGGCACGGTTTCGCGTCAGGAGCTTTTGCAGCCGCGCTGAGGATACGGGCTGTTTGGTCACAGAAGCCCCGGTGGTCCGCAGAGGATTACCGGGGCTTCTGGTTTGAAAAATGCGGCGTAAATGCTCCGGCAACGGCGCAGGGCGACAAAGCCGCAAACGCAGCCCGGCAGCAGCCACGTCAGGCGGATATAACTGCAGAAAGTTGCCCCTTGCCTCCCTGCCTGAAGAACCTGACTGTTCGGATCAGAAATAAAAATTGCGCAGAGTGCGGGGGAAAAGGGCTAAAAAACTTCCTCCTCCGCTGAGAATAGGTATTCTCAAAGGTTACGGCAGCCCGTTCCGGCGCTGTCTTCAGCCGCAGCTAGAGCAATTAGCGAATGAAATGAGCTAATTGCTCTGCAAGGATTTTTTTGAAAATCCTTGCCACGAAATGCGAGAAGGCAGGCTTTTGCCTGCCGTAAGCGAGCATTTCAAGTGTTAAATGCTCTAGCCGGCGTCTTGGCCCGTAACTTCCTTCGTCGTAACGGGCCAAGCTCCTGCGTCACAGCGGCTGAAGTTACGCTTGCGTCTCCGTGGCGGGCGGTTGCGTACGTAACCGCGAGGCTTTTCAAAATTGCAATGCCCTAACTCCGGCGCGGCCGACGGAAGGCGTTCTGGGCGTAGTCGCCCAGTTGCTCCAGACGGCGGTCTACCTTGTCGTAAAGGCTGTTGCGGGTAAAGCCGCCGTTTTTGAGGCGACGGCCCACGGACAGACCTGTAAGCAGGGTGAGGGCCTCCTCTATGCTGCGCACGGTATAGATGGCAAAACGGCTCTGGTCTACGGCTGCCAACACGTCTGGGGCCAGCATGAGGTGGTCGGCATTATCGTGGGGGATGATCACGCCCTGCGTGCCGGTGAGGCCATGCCGGGCGCAGACTTTGTAAAAGCCCTCGATCTTGCTGGTGACGCCGCCCACGGCCAGGATTTGTCCGGTGTGGTTCACCGCGCCGGTAAAGGCCAGGTCCAGGCGCACGGGCACTTCGGCCAGCGCCGAGAGCAGGGCGGCCAGCTCTGCGCCGGAGGCGCTGTCGCCTTCAATGCCCGCATAGCTCTGGTCAAAGTAGAGCGAGGCCGAAAGCACCAGCGGCTTTTTGCGGGCGAATTGGTCCGTGAGATAGCTTTTGAGAATCATCATGGCCTTGGTGTGGATGGGGCCGCCCAATTCGGCCTCGCGTTCCAGGTCCATAATGCCCTCATGCCCCACGCCTACAGAGCAGGAAATGCGGTGCGGCAGGCCGAACTCAAAATCGCCGTGCCAAGTGACGGAAAGCCCGTTGACCTGCCCCACGGCGCTGCCCGAAGTGCGCACCTTGATCATCTCGCGGTCGTAGTCCTCCATGAAGGCTTCTTCCACCAGATTGGCCCTGTAGGTGCGGGCGGCGTAGGCTTCTTCCAGCACGGCCGCGTCCACCATGGGTGCGCCGCGCAGGCGGGCCAGCGCTGCAGCTTCAATCATGATTTCGCGCAAGAGCGGAAAGCGCAGGGAAAGCCGACGCTGATCCTCACAGAGGTGCGAACCCAGGTCGATAAGCCAAGCCAGGGCCGTGCGGTCAAAGGGCGGCAGGTCATCCTCTGTGATCATGACGGCCACATGGATGAGGTAGGCGCGGACATTGGCGGCCGTGCGCTCCGTGACTTCGGCCATGTGGGCCTTGATGCGGAAGAGCTTGGGGAAGCGCTCGTCGTTGAGCAGCAGGGTTTCGTAAAGTTCGTCGTCGCCGATGAGCAGCACCTTGAGGGTCAGGGGCACGGGGTCCGGCACAATGCCCTTGGTGCGGATGGCCGTATCCGGATTTTCGCCCGCATCTTCAATGCGGGCGGCATTGGCGCGCAGGGCGCGCAGCAGTCCTTCCCAGGCCGTGGGGTGCTGCAGCAGATCCTCCACATGCAGGACCAGAAAACCGCCGTTGGCCCGGTGCAGGCTGCCCGCCCGGATGAGAGTGAAATCTGTGACCAGCGCGCCCATTTCCGACTCGCGTTCCACGCAACCCAGCAGGTTCACGGCAGTGGGGTGGTCCTCCACCACCACAGGCGCACCCGTAAGGGCGCTGTTGTCCACCAACAGGTTGGCCGCATAGCGGTAAAGCACGTCGTCGGCCTGGCTGTGGTCGCCTGGGCCGGCCGCGGCCTCGCGCTGCAGAAATGCTTCGGGGTTTTTGAGCATGTCCGCGCGCAGGGCGTCGAAATAGGCCTCCAGGCCGGGAACCTGGGCGCAGATCTTGAGAAAACGCTGGCGCAGGGGATTCAGCAAAGCATCCAGCACCTGGCCCAAGGCCTCGCGCTCCAGGTCACGTTCGCCGTCCTGCAGGGTTTCCTCGGCCCGGCTCAGCTGCCGCATAAAACCGGACATAGCCTGGACCAGAGTGTCGCCCCGGCTTTTGAGCTTGAGCCGAACCGTGCTGTCCAGGCGGTCAAACTCCTCTTCGCTCAGACGCTTGCCTTCCACCAGGGGGTAGAGGGTCAGGCCGCCGCTGTCGTCCATGTCCAGGTTAAAGCCCTTGTCCACGGCCACAGAATTCATCTTGCGCAACAGCCCCAGGCGGGCGTTCTGGAAGGTGTCCACCAGCCGGGCGCGGCGTTTGACGTATGCGCCGGCTTCAAAACGGCGGGGCAGTTCCTGTTCGATCTGCTCCACCAGGTTTTTAAGGCTTTGCTTGAACTTTATACCCTGTCCGGCAGGGAGGGGCAGCAGGGTGGGGCGGTCCGGATCGGCAAAATTGTGCACATAGACCAGATCCGGCGGGATGGGCGCTTTGCGGGCCTGCGGCCGCAGATAGGTGAGCAGCATATGGCTGCGCCCCAGGTCCGGATCGCCGGAAACATAAACGTTGTAGCCCTGGGCCTTGATCTGCAGGGCCAGGTCC
This portion of the Desulfovibrio legallii genome encodes:
- a CDS encoding DUF4851 domain-containing protein, producing the protein MKKFLLCWAVLCGALALGCVQAERRGVLDGAYISTARPAISVRAAQLPLLGNGRWHIQLADTDMVGGLPVRVWLAVYGAGAPQGPLAIVAHAEVPQGWFWDGASRRPFSVDPGVELLGDVGFQVSTAIVRGPRDPFAAFAGADADKSGQPTAWLVRQFAARANFDRDKIVLEYREPLPAELADQPTLEIPGTDLLRAFEQRAREAFVVGPAPADGQGAQAGTLPQVRWQYVDQNFLGTVSRQELLQPR
- a CDS encoding Lon protease family protein; this encodes MPTITPLPTSRLHATFDPARVPWEDSRQIPQPRNGRRNPFQPRAMQALDLALQIKAQGYNVYVSGDPDLGRSHMLLTYLRPQARKAPIPPDLVYVHNFADPDRPTLLPLPAGQGIKFKQSLKNLVEQIEQELPRRFEAGAYVKRRARLVDTFQNARLGLLRKMNSVAVDKGFNLDMDDSGGLTLYPLVEGKRLSEEEFDRLDSTVRLKLKSRGDTLVQAMSGFMRQLSRAEETLQDGERDLEREALGQVLDALLNPLRQRFLKICAQVPGLEAYFDALRADMLKNPEAFLQREAAAGPGDHSQADDVLYRYAANLLVDNSALTGAPVVVEDHPTAVNLLGCVERESEMGALVTDFTLIRAGSLHRANGGFLVLHVEDLLQHPTAWEGLLRALRANAARIEDAGENPDTAIRTKGIVPDPVPLTLKVLLIGDDELYETLLLNDERFPKLFRIKAHMAEVTERTAANVRAYLIHVAVMITEDDLPPFDRTALAWLIDLGSHLCEDQRRLSLRFPLLREIMIEAAALARLRGAPMVDAAVLEEAYAARTYRANLVEEAFMEDYDREMIKVRTSGSAVGQVNGLSVTWHGDFEFGLPHRISCSVGVGHEGIMDLEREAELGGPIHTKAMMILKSYLTDQFARKKPLVLSASLYFDQSYAGIEGDSASGAELAALLSALAEVPVRLDLAFTGAVNHTGQILAVGGVTSKIEGFYKVCARHGLTGTQGVIIPHDNADHLMLAPDVLAAVDQSRFAIYTVRSIEEALTLLTGLSVGRRLKNGGFTRNSLYDKVDRRLEQLGDYAQNAFRRPRRS